A region of Streptomyces sp. NBC_01267 DNA encodes the following proteins:
- a CDS encoding amidohydrolase family protein: MHVHAEVSTRGTTSLSAELDSAAGAYFKAEHRHPTLPEIAAYYRERKMACVVFTVDAESATGTAPVPNEEIAEAALEHPDVIIPFAGVDPYKGRAAVRQIRRLVADHGVRGFKFHPSIQAFHPNDRMAYPLYEAIEEAGAIAVFHTGQTGIGAGAPGGGGIRLKYSNPLAVDDVAADFPGMRIILAHPSFPWQDEALAVATHKPEVYIDLSGWSPKYFPPQLVQYANSLLRDKVLFGSDYPLLSPDRWLADFAKLPVKDEVRPKILKENAVRLLGLTEE, translated from the coding sequence ATGCATGTCCACGCCGAGGTGTCCACGCGGGGCACCACCTCGCTCTCCGCCGAACTGGACAGCGCCGCCGGTGCGTACTTCAAGGCCGAGCACCGTCATCCCACCCTGCCGGAGATCGCCGCGTACTACCGCGAACGGAAGATGGCCTGTGTGGTCTTCACGGTCGACGCCGAGTCGGCCACCGGCACCGCACCGGTACCGAACGAGGAGATCGCCGAAGCGGCCCTGGAACACCCGGACGTGATCATCCCGTTCGCCGGGGTCGATCCGTACAAGGGCAGGGCCGCCGTGCGCCAGATCCGGCGGCTGGTCGCCGATCACGGGGTACGGGGATTCAAGTTCCACCCCAGCATCCAGGCGTTCCACCCCAACGACCGCATGGCGTACCCGCTGTACGAGGCGATAGAGGAGGCCGGTGCGATCGCCGTCTTCCACACCGGGCAGACCGGCATCGGCGCGGGGGCGCCCGGAGGCGGCGGCATCCGGCTGAAATACTCGAACCCGCTGGCCGTCGACGACGTCGCCGCCGACTTCCCCGGAATGCGGATCATCCTGGCCCATCCGTCGTTCCCCTGGCAGGACGAGGCTCTCGCCGTGGCCACGCACAAGCCGGAGGTGTACATCGATCTGTCGGGCTGGTCACCCAAGTACTTCCCGCCGCAGCTCGTGCAGTACGCCAACAGCCTACTGCGGGACAAGGTGCTGTTCGGGTCGGACTACCCGCTGCTCTCCCCCGACCGCTGGCTCGCCGACTTCGCGAAGCTGCCGGTCAAGGACGAGGTACGTCCGAAGATCCTCAAGGAGAACGCAGTCCGGCTGCTCGGCCTGACGGAGGAGTGA
- a CDS encoding SDR family NAD(P)-dependent oxidoreductase codes for MDLSGKVAVVTGSGRGLGLAYARSLAASGAAVVVNDVDEEAATAAVEQITADGGRAVAEVVPVGSTEAAEALVSRAVDTWGRLDTIVTNAGVLRDKVLWKMSDDDFDTVVQVHLRGTFTCVRAAVERMREQGEGGRVIVAGSPAGQRGNFGQTNYAAAKAGIAAMVRTWALELARAGITANAVIPVAATAMTKTIPAFAPYIDALELEGTAFPDSLRKGEGFGTPEDVAGLVAFLASDASAGITGQCIGVGGDRLALWSHPQEVTVAYADGGWSADAVAAAWPSVFARSEQTYGIPAPQL; via the coding sequence ATGGATCTCTCCGGCAAGGTCGCCGTAGTCACCGGCAGCGGCCGTGGTCTGGGCCTGGCGTACGCCCGCTCGCTCGCCGCCTCGGGCGCAGCCGTCGTCGTCAACGACGTGGACGAGGAGGCCGCCACAGCGGCCGTGGAACAGATCACCGCCGATGGCGGGCGCGCGGTGGCGGAGGTGGTCCCCGTCGGTTCCACCGAGGCTGCCGAAGCCCTGGTGTCCCGGGCCGTCGACACCTGGGGCCGCCTGGACACGATCGTCACCAACGCGGGCGTCCTGCGCGACAAGGTGTTGTGGAAGATGTCGGACGACGACTTCGACACGGTCGTCCAGGTACATCTGCGGGGCACCTTCACCTGCGTCCGTGCCGCTGTCGAACGGATGCGGGAGCAGGGCGAGGGCGGGCGGGTGATCGTCGCAGGCTCCCCCGCGGGCCAGCGCGGCAACTTCGGGCAGACCAACTACGCGGCAGCCAAAGCGGGAATCGCCGCCATGGTGCGTACCTGGGCACTGGAGCTGGCGCGCGCCGGGATCACCGCCAACGCGGTCATACCGGTCGCCGCCACCGCGATGACGAAGACCATCCCGGCCTTCGCCCCGTACATCGACGCGCTGGAGCTGGAGGGCACCGCGTTCCCCGACAGCCTGCGCAAGGGCGAGGGGTTCGGCACCCCGGAGGACGTGGCCGGTCTCGTCGCCTTTCTCGCCTCGGACGCCTCGGCCGGCATCACCGGACAGTGCATCGGCGTCGGCGGGGACAGACTCGCCCTCTGGTCGCACCCGCAGGAGGTCACCGTGGCCTACGCGGACGGTGGTTGGAGCGCGGACGCGGTCGCGGCGGCCTGGCCGAGCGTGTTCGCCCGGTCCGAGCAGACCTACGGCATCCCGGCGCCGCAGCTGTGA
- a CDS encoding PaaX family transcriptional regulator, giving the protein MTRPHSPQESTDAAEGVAPARPQSLMMSFFGIHVLGRDIALSSACVIDAFARVRVGEDAVRSTLTRMVGRGLLERHRRGRRMYFSLTERAATVLSDGQERIWRDGAVNREWDGTWTLVGFSLPESRRRERHDLRSRLVWAGFGPVQSGLWVAPRRVDVAPLAAELGLAGHIRAFHGEAAPPTEAGSLLHAAFDVDAIAAGYRSFVERWDGPVPPGGAADDMARQLLLHTDWLELVRDAPYLPAEHLPEGWPAARAEELFRELARRYEPGASRLADEMLERIDLVGESAAGEAGTEEAATGGSGSD; this is encoded by the coding sequence GTGACCCGACCCCACTCGCCCCAGGAATCGACGGACGCGGCCGAGGGCGTCGCACCCGCCAGGCCGCAGTCGCTGATGATGAGCTTCTTCGGCATCCATGTGCTCGGCCGCGACATCGCGCTCTCCTCGGCGTGCGTCATCGACGCGTTCGCCCGGGTACGGGTGGGCGAGGACGCCGTCCGCTCGACACTGACGCGCATGGTCGGCCGCGGCCTGCTGGAGCGGCACCGGCGAGGACGCCGCATGTACTTCTCGCTCACGGAGCGCGCGGCCACCGTCCTGTCCGACGGGCAGGAGCGCATCTGGCGTGACGGAGCCGTCAACCGGGAGTGGGACGGCACGTGGACCCTGGTCGGTTTCTCGTTGCCGGAGTCCAGGCGCCGTGAACGGCACGACCTGCGCTCACGCCTGGTGTGGGCCGGATTCGGGCCGGTGCAGAGCGGCCTGTGGGTCGCTCCGCGCCGGGTCGACGTCGCCCCGCTGGCGGCGGAACTCGGGCTGGCGGGGCACATCAGGGCCTTCCACGGCGAGGCCGCGCCGCCTACCGAGGCCGGGTCGCTGCTGCACGCCGCCTTCGACGTGGACGCCATCGCCGCCGGCTACCGGTCCTTCGTCGAACGCTGGGACGGCCCCGTTCCGCCGGGCGGCGCGGCGGACGACATGGCGCGTCAGCTCCTGCTGCACACCGACTGGCTGGAACTGGTGCGCGACGCCCCGTATCTGCCCGCGGAACATCTGCCCGAGGGCTGGCCGGCCGCGCGCGCCGAGGAACTCTTCCGCGAGCTGGCACGGCGGTACGAGCCCGGTGCGTCGCGGCTGGCGGACGAGATGCTGGAGCGGATCGACCTGGTCGGCGAATCCGCGGCCGGCGAGGCCGGGACGGAGGAAGCGGCAACCGGCGGGTCCGGCAGCGACTGA
- a CDS encoding DUF4232 domain-containing protein — MLSRTARRSLPAVALVTAGLALTACGATDASSSSSPASSPSAVSGSDSTHTTDPTNNANTTDSQGTSPSSSTKASGTRSTSAAASGKSPGACATSRLRTTVVNTSSGAGQTGFQLDFRNTGTTPCTLSGYPGVSFVKIHNTQLGKAASRTGGATPIVTLIPNAHAYADVRTANGQSGYTTEECDLTTVPTLRVYPPNQTESTNIPWNRQECVGPTIQNLQVGPVHGNK; from the coding sequence ATGCTCAGCAGGACAGCCCGTCGCAGCCTCCCGGCCGTCGCGCTCGTTACCGCCGGACTCGCACTGACGGCGTGCGGCGCCACGGACGCGTCGTCATCGTCCTCGCCCGCGAGCTCGCCCTCCGCGGTGAGCGGGAGCGACTCGACGCACACCACGGACCCCACGAACAATGCGAACACCACGGACAGCCAGGGCACTTCGCCCTCGTCCTCGACCAAGGCGTCCGGCACCAGGAGCACGTCCGCCGCCGCGTCGGGGAAGTCGCCCGGGGCCTGCGCGACCAGCCGGCTGAGGACCACCGTGGTGAACACCAGCAGCGGCGCCGGACAGACCGGCTTCCAGCTGGACTTCCGGAACACCGGCACGACCCCCTGCACCCTGAGCGGATACCCCGGAGTCTCCTTCGTCAAGATCCACAACACCCAGCTGGGCAAGGCGGCCAGCCGCACGGGCGGCGCGACCCCGATCGTCACGCTGATTCCGAACGCTCACGCCTATGCCGACGTCCGGACGGCCAACGGCCAGAGCGGTTACACCACCGAGGAGTGCGACCTCACCACGGTGCCGACCCTGCGCGTCTACCCGCCGAACCAGACGGAGTCGACGAACATCCCCTGGAACAGGCAGGAGTGCGTCGGCCCCACCATCCAGAACCTGCAGGTCGGCCCGGTACACGGCAACAAGTAG
- a CDS encoding RICIN domain-containing protein — protein MKAMSKRYAIGAAAAAAVLAGSLASGAASPASAGTPTQSRVASVVVQQVTLRLASEPGQVANVRGASKENLAPVIQWPWSGAANERWEPEAAGGGYYRFKSVSSGKCLNVEGGGSADGARVIQYTCGSAANELWKLVPKGIGYQIVVKVSGKCLNVRGGTGQGNSLIQYTCVVGGAPNDVWLPVWEEPLR, from the coding sequence ATGAAGGCCATGAGCAAGCGCTACGCCATCGGCGCGGCGGCAGCCGCAGCCGTACTCGCCGGTTCGCTGGCATCGGGAGCCGCGTCCCCGGCGTCGGCCGGTACGCCGACGCAGTCGCGCGTGGCCTCGGTCGTCGTCCAGCAGGTCACCCTGCGCCTCGCCAGTGAGCCGGGTCAGGTCGCCAATGTCAGAGGTGCGTCCAAGGAGAATCTCGCGCCGGTGATCCAGTGGCCGTGGTCGGGAGCGGCCAACGAGCGGTGGGAACCCGAAGCCGCGGGCGGCGGCTACTACCGGTTCAAGTCCGTGAGCAGCGGCAAGTGCCTCAACGTGGAGGGCGGCGGCAGCGCGGACGGTGCCAGGGTCATCCAGTACACCTGCGGCAGCGCGGCCAACGAGCTGTGGAAGCTGGTACCCAAGGGCATCGGCTACCAGATCGTGGTCAAGGTCAGCGGCAAGTGCCTCAACGTCCGGGGCGGCACCGGACAGGGCAACAGCCTGATCCAGTACACCTGTGTGGTCGGCGGCGCGCCGAACGACGTCTGGCTGCCGGTCTGGGAGGAGCCCCTCCGCTGA
- a CDS encoding acyl-CoA synthetase has translation MRNQGIGSWTARRSRKTPRRTAVVHEGRALTYGELHDRCTRLAHVLRGAGVGRGDRVAFLGPNHPAFLETLFAVGQLGAVFVPLNSRLAVPELAHQTADSGSRVLVHAHRSAADVVELADRTGVTTLIAVTAGPGLVYEETITAAPAEEIDEEVGHEEPCLIMYTSGTTGRAKGAVLTHGNITWNSVNVLVDTDLSGVEVALVSAPLFHTAALNMTALPTLLKGGTVLLESSFDPGRTLELVEQHRVSCLFGVPTMYDAMAAAPGWDTADLSSLRTLLCGGAPVPARTARAYLERGLAFVQGYGMTEASPGVLVLDRADSVDHAGSAGVPHFFTDVRVRNAAGEDTAPGEKGEVVVSGPNVTPGYWNLPAESSAVLTEDGWFRSGDVALVDAHGYVHLVDRLKDMIISGGENIYPAETEDALLEHPDIVECAVFGVPDPKWGEVGRAVVVLAPGSTATEAELLAHLNGRLARYKIPRTFHLLHGTPLPRNATGKLLKGVIRSEFGG, from the coding sequence ATGCGCAACCAGGGGATCGGCTCCTGGACCGCCCGGCGCAGCCGCAAGACCCCGCGCCGCACAGCCGTCGTCCACGAGGGCCGCGCCCTCACGTACGGGGAACTGCACGACCGCTGCACACGGCTGGCCCACGTCCTGCGTGGCGCCGGAGTCGGGCGCGGGGACCGGGTGGCCTTCCTCGGCCCGAACCATCCGGCCTTCCTGGAAACCCTGTTCGCGGTGGGGCAACTCGGGGCGGTCTTCGTACCACTGAACTCCCGTCTCGCCGTGCCCGAACTGGCGCACCAGACAGCCGACTCCGGCAGCCGCGTCCTGGTCCACGCCCACCGGTCGGCCGCCGACGTGGTGGAGCTCGCGGACCGGACCGGTGTCACCACGCTGATCGCGGTGACGGCCGGACCGGGACTCGTGTACGAGGAGACGATCACCGCCGCCCCCGCGGAGGAGATCGATGAGGAGGTGGGACACGAGGAACCCTGCCTGATCATGTACACCTCGGGCACCACGGGCAGGGCGAAGGGCGCCGTCCTGACCCATGGGAACATCACCTGGAACAGCGTCAACGTCCTCGTCGACACCGATCTGTCCGGTGTGGAGGTCGCGCTCGTCAGCGCGCCCCTCTTCCACACGGCGGCCCTCAACATGACGGCCCTGCCCACCCTGCTCAAGGGCGGCACGGTCCTGCTGGAATCCTCCTTCGACCCGGGCCGCACCCTGGAGCTGGTGGAACAGCACCGCGTCAGCTGCCTGTTCGGGGTTCCGACCATGTACGACGCGATGGCCGCGGCACCGGGCTGGGACACCGCCGACCTGTCGAGCCTGCGGACCCTGCTCTGCGGAGGGGCGCCCGTCCCCGCCCGCACCGCGCGCGCCTACCTGGAGCGCGGACTGGCGTTCGTCCAGGGGTACGGAATGACGGAGGCCTCACCCGGGGTACTCGTCCTGGACCGCGCCGATTCCGTCGACCATGCAGGCTCGGCCGGAGTTCCGCACTTCTTCACCGATGTCCGCGTCCGGAACGCGGCGGGCGAGGACACGGCGCCGGGCGAGAAGGGCGAGGTCGTCGTGTCGGGTCCGAACGTCACGCCCGGCTACTGGAATCTTCCGGCGGAGAGCAGCGCGGTCCTCACCGAGGACGGCTGGTTCCGGTCCGGCGACGTGGCACTGGTCGACGCTCACGGCTATGTGCATCTGGTCGACCGTCTCAAGGACATGATCATCTCGGGTGGGGAGAACATCTACCCCGCCGAGACCGAGGACGCGCTTCTCGAACATCCGGACATCGTCGAATGCGCGGTCTTCGGTGTGCCCGACCCCAAGTGGGGCGAGGTGGGCCGGGCCGTCGTCGTCCTCGCGCCGGGCTCCACCGCGACGGAGGCCGAACTCCTCGCCCATCTGAACGGCCGGCTGGCCCGCTACAAGATCCCCCGGACCTTTCACCTCCTGCACGGCACGCCGTTGCCGCGCAACGCCACCGGAAAGCTGCTCAAGGGCGTCATCCGGTCCGAATTCGGCGGCTGA
- a CDS encoding amidohydrolase, giving the protein MAEPDLIFTHGPVHTGDAARTRASSLAVTGERITAVGHDEVRDLIGPGTEVVDLQGKLLLPGFQDSHIHAVSGGMEMAECDLTGTVGVEDYLTRIRAYGDAHPDRPWITGGGWSMESFDGGLPTRQLLDSVVPDRPVLLSNRDHHGAWANTRALELAGLTRESADPADGRIEREPDGTPSGMLQEGATALVSRIVPPSTPQDRLAGLLRSQEMLHSLGITGWQDALLGSFNGNSDPSDAYLTAARAGTLTARVSGALWWDRERGAEQIPELLSRREQLSHGRFRARAVKIMQDGIAENFTAAMNTPYLDGCGCATANSGLSFVDPVALRSYVTELDAHDFQVHFHALGDRAVREALDAVQAAVEAHGRRGNRHHLAHLQVVHPDDLDRFARLGAIANIQPLWAAHEPQMDELTIPFLGPERASWQYPFGSLLRAGATLAAGSDWPVSSPDPIAGIHVAVNRMEPEATDGRVFLPEQRLDLATAVAAYTAGSAHVNGLDDTGSLLPGHLADLVVLDRDIFTRPPEEIAEAQVLRTYVGGTLVHSA; this is encoded by the coding sequence ATGGCCGAGCCCGATCTGATCTTCACGCATGGCCCCGTCCACACCGGCGATGCCGCGCGCACCCGGGCCAGCAGCCTGGCCGTCACCGGCGAGCGCATCACCGCCGTCGGCCATGACGAGGTGCGCGATCTGATCGGACCGGGCACCGAAGTCGTCGACCTCCAGGGCAAGTTGCTGCTTCCGGGGTTCCAGGACTCGCACATCCACGCCGTGTCCGGCGGGATGGAAATGGCCGAGTGCGACCTGACCGGCACCGTGGGCGTCGAGGACTACCTCACCCGCATACGCGCCTACGGCGACGCACACCCCGACCGCCCGTGGATCACGGGTGGCGGCTGGTCCATGGAGAGCTTCGACGGCGGACTGCCCACCCGGCAGCTCCTCGACTCCGTGGTCCCGGACCGCCCCGTCCTGCTGAGCAACCGCGATCACCACGGCGCCTGGGCGAACACCCGGGCGCTCGAACTGGCCGGTCTCACACGGGAGTCCGCCGATCCCGCGGACGGTCGGATCGAACGGGAGCCGGACGGCACCCCGAGCGGGATGCTGCAGGAGGGCGCCACCGCCCTGGTCTCCCGGATCGTGCCGCCGAGCACACCGCAGGACCGGCTCGCCGGCCTGCTGCGGTCCCAGGAAATGCTGCACTCCCTCGGCATCACCGGCTGGCAGGACGCCCTACTGGGCTCGTTCAACGGCAACTCCGACCCGTCCGACGCCTATCTGACGGCCGCCCGTGCGGGCACGCTCACCGCCCGGGTGTCCGGGGCTCTGTGGTGGGACCGTGAGCGGGGAGCCGAGCAGATCCCCGAACTTCTTTCCCGGCGTGAGCAGTTGAGCCACGGGCGGTTCCGGGCCCGTGCGGTGAAGATCATGCAGGACGGCATCGCCGAGAACTTCACGGCGGCCATGAACACCCCCTACCTCGACGGCTGCGGGTGCGCCACCGCCAACTCGGGTCTGAGCTTCGTCGACCCCGTCGCCCTGCGCTCGTACGTCACCGAACTCGACGCCCACGACTTCCAGGTCCACTTCCACGCCCTCGGCGACCGTGCGGTGCGCGAGGCCCTGGACGCGGTCCAGGCGGCCGTCGAGGCCCATGGGCGACGAGGCAACCGTCACCATCTCGCCCACCTCCAGGTGGTCCACCCCGACGACCTGGACCGCTTCGCACGCCTCGGCGCCATCGCGAACATCCAGCCGCTCTGGGCCGCGCACGAACCTCAGATGGACGAGCTCACGATCCCGTTCCTCGGCCCCGAACGAGCCTCCTGGCAGTACCCGTTCGGGTCCCTCCTGCGCGCCGGAGCCACCCTGGCAGCGGGCAGCGACTGGCCCGTCAGCAGCCCCGATCCGATCGCCGGAATCCACGTGGCGGTGAACCGGATGGAGCCCGAGGCCACCGACGGGCGGGTCTTCCTGCCGGAGCAGCGCCTCGACCTCGCCACCGCGGTCGCCGCCTACACCGCCGGCTCGGCGCACGTGAACGGGCTCGACGACACCGGAAGCCTGCTCCCCGGCCACCTGGCCGACCTGGTGGTGCTGGACCGCGACATCTTCACCCGGCCCCCGGAGGAGATCGCCGAGGCCCAGGTCCTGCGCACCTACGTCGGCGGCACGCTGGTGCACTCCGCCTGA
- a CDS encoding LacI family DNA-binding transcriptional regulator, with product MTSTPQRGASTSRTAPPRVRLVDVAREAGLSKTTVSAALNGTGRLSPAVREKARETARRMGYRPNATARQLRAGRARLIGYVVGEFAWRPWTYLESPYFAQLTSATAASALRHGYALVMLPAGSLHSEWADLPLEAVVVADPVDHRVVDDLLAARIPVVSDGSVDGRPGAHWVDVDAEEAVHGTLEHLAAQGARRTALVMSGSTTRFHREVLTAYRDWCAARGCTPRVTVTDDAGNGPAVRAVESALTAAERPDALFVVEEVSPPLVLDAARRHGYDVPGDLLVVCVSEDDTAEHTEPPISTLSLQPREIAEAGIELLVAALENGDEAPSGRLVATRLLVRESSRRPSRTVAASPQAECTSVPPT from the coding sequence ATGACTTCAACTCCCCAACGCGGCGCCAGCACTTCACGGACCGCCCCGCCCCGTGTCCGTCTCGTTGATGTGGCCCGCGAGGCGGGCCTCTCCAAAACCACCGTCTCGGCGGCCCTCAACGGCACCGGACGGCTCTCGCCGGCCGTCCGGGAGAAGGCCAGGGAGACCGCGCGCAGGATGGGGTACCGGCCCAACGCGACCGCCCGGCAACTGCGTGCGGGGCGGGCCCGGTTGATCGGTTACGTCGTGGGGGAGTTCGCCTGGCGCCCGTGGACGTATCTGGAATCGCCGTACTTCGCCCAGCTGACCAGCGCCACGGCGGCTTCCGCACTCAGACACGGATACGCCCTGGTGATGCTGCCCGCGGGATCGCTGCACAGCGAGTGGGCCGACCTGCCTCTCGAAGCGGTGGTGGTTGCCGATCCGGTCGACCACCGGGTGGTGGACGATCTGCTTGCCGCCCGTATCCCCGTCGTCAGCGACGGCTCGGTGGACGGCAGACCGGGAGCCCACTGGGTGGACGTCGACGCCGAGGAGGCGGTCCACGGCACCCTGGAGCATCTGGCGGCGCAGGGCGCGCGGCGGACAGCGCTCGTGATGTCCGGCAGTACCACCCGCTTCCACCGGGAGGTGCTGACCGCCTACCGGGACTGGTGTGCCGCGCGTGGCTGCACGCCCCGGGTGACCGTCACCGACGACGCCGGAAACGGCCCGGCCGTCCGGGCGGTGGAGAGTGCGCTGACGGCCGCCGAGCGGCCCGACGCCCTCTTCGTGGTGGAGGAGGTGAGCCCGCCGCTCGTCCTGGACGCGGCGCGCCGCCACGGCTACGACGTACCCGGTGACCTTCTCGTGGTGTGTGTGAGCGAGGACGACACGGCCGAGCACACGGAACCTCCGATCTCGACGCTGAGCCTTCAGCCCCGGGAGATCGCCGAGGCCGGGATCGAACTCCTCGTCGCCGCCCTGGAGAACGGCGATGAAGCGCCTTCAGGCCGGCTCGTGGCGACCCGCCTGCTGGTCCGGGAGTCCTCGCGGCGGCCGTCCCGGACGGTCGCCGCGTCTCCTCAGGCGGAGTGCACCAGCGTGCCGCCGACGTAG
- a CDS encoding MaoC family dehydratase has protein sequence MSLTVNGTDEIKAQAGADLGHSGWLEILQPRVDTFADATGDHQWIHTDVERAKDGPFGGTIAHGYLTLSLLIPLWSELLQVEGVSMAVNYGLNKVRFPSPVRVGSKVRAHGRIVSVDEVKGGVEVVVDLTVEIEGSAKPACVAQAVYRFYA, from the coding sequence ATGTCCCTCACCGTCAACGGAACAGACGAGATCAAGGCCCAGGCCGGAGCCGATCTCGGCCACAGCGGATGGCTGGAGATCCTCCAGCCGCGCGTGGACACCTTCGCGGACGCCACCGGCGACCACCAGTGGATCCACACCGACGTCGAGCGCGCCAAGGACGGCCCGTTCGGCGGGACCATCGCCCACGGCTACCTCACGCTCTCGCTCCTGATCCCTCTGTGGAGCGAACTGCTGCAAGTCGAGGGCGTCTCGATGGCCGTCAACTACGGCCTGAACAAGGTCCGTTTCCCCTCTCCCGTGCGGGTCGGCTCGAAGGTCCGCGCACACGGCAGGATCGTGTCCGTGGACGAGGTCAAGGGCGGGGTCGAGGTCGTCGTCGACCTGACCGTGGAGATCGAGGGCTCGGCGAAGCCCGCCTGCGTCGCCCAGGCGGTGTACAGGTTCTACGCCTGA